One genomic window of Mesorhizobium shangrilense includes the following:
- a CDS encoding site-specific integrase, with product MADDVQKRATPSGNDDLPDIVDVVRAMSQPESEAVDSLDGDSGPQSPSPALSAAETGAREIVERQAPLPPHVAHLADRARDYVEAASSANTRRAYASDWRHFASWCRRQGFGLQPPDPQVVGLYITALASGAAVGGKKSVSTIERRLSSLTWNFSQRGQPLDRKDRHIATVMAGIRNTHAAPPRQKEAVLPEDLIAMLETLDRGSLRGLRDRAMLLLGFAGGLRRSEIVGLDVGRDQTEDGRGWIEILDKGLLVTLRGKTGWREVEIGRGSTDATCPVVTLQTWLQFARIGHGPLFRRVTGQGKKVGAERLNDQEVARLVKRTALAAGVRGDLPEGQRSGLFAGHSLRAGLASSAEVDERHVQKQLGHASAEMTRKYQRRRDRFRVNLTKAAGL from the coding sequence ATGGCTGACGACGTCCAGAAACGAGCGACCCCGTCCGGCAACGACGATCTCCCGGACATCGTCGATGTGGTGCGCGCAATGAGCCAGCCCGAATCGGAGGCGGTAGACAGCCTCGACGGCGACAGCGGCCCCCAAAGCCCCTCCCCTGCCCTTTCCGCGGCTGAAACCGGTGCTCGCGAGATCGTCGAACGGCAGGCTCCACTACCGCCGCATGTCGCACACCTCGCCGACCGCGCCCGCGACTACGTCGAGGCCGCAAGCTCGGCCAACACCCGTCGCGCCTACGCCTCCGACTGGCGGCATTTTGCGAGCTGGTGCCGGCGACAGGGATTTGGCCTGCAGCCGCCCGATCCGCAGGTAGTCGGCCTCTACATCACGGCGCTGGCCTCCGGCGCGGCCGTCGGCGGCAAGAAGTCGGTGTCCACCATCGAACGGCGGCTTTCCTCGCTCACCTGGAATTTTTCACAGCGCGGCCAGCCGCTCGACCGCAAGGACCGTCATATCGCCACGGTGATGGCCGGCATCCGCAACACCCATGCCGCCCCGCCGCGCCAGAAGGAAGCGGTACTGCCGGAGGACCTGATCGCCATGCTGGAAACGCTCGATCGCGGAAGCCTGCGCGGCCTGCGCGACCGCGCCATGCTGCTTCTGGGCTTCGCCGGCGGCCTGCGCCGTTCCGAAATCGTCGGGCTCGACGTCGGCCGCGACCAGACCGAGGACGGACGCGGCTGGATAGAGATCCTCGACAAGGGCCTTCTGGTGACGCTGCGCGGAAAGACCGGCTGGCGCGAGGTCGAGATCGGCCGCGGCTCGACCGACGCCACCTGCCCAGTCGTGACGCTGCAGACCTGGCTGCAGTTCGCTCGCATCGGGCATGGACCGTTGTTCCGGCGGGTGACGGGACAGGGAAAGAAGGTCGGCGCCGAGCGGCTCAACGACCAGGAGGTCGCCCGACTCGTCAAGCGCACGGCGCTTGCCGCCGGCGTTCGCGGCGACTTGCCCGAGGGGCAGCGGAGCGGCCTCTTCGCCGGACACTCGCTGCGCGCTGGCCTCGCCTCCTCCGCCGAGGTCGATGAGCGGCATGTCCAGAAGCAGCTCGGCCACGCTTCCGCCGAGATGACCCGCAAATATCAGCGTCGGCGCGATCGCTTCCGCGTCAACCTCACCAAGGCGGCAGGGCTTTGA
- a CDS encoding PepSY domain-containing protein, with amino-acid sequence MRSMAASVLLMLIPLGAHAAPPEGTKLSEIIAKVEQTPDLEYVDEIDWNDRGYYEIEYFMKSGAKVEIKIDPKTGAQVK; translated from the coding sequence ATGCGCTCTATGGCCGCTTCCGTTCTCCTCATGTTGATCCCTCTTGGCGCGCATGCCGCCCCGCCGGAAGGAACCAAGCTATCCGAGATCATTGCCAAGGTGGAGCAGACGCCTGATCTCGAATACGTGGATGAGATCGACTGGAACGATCGTGGCTACTACGAGATCGAGTATTTCATGAAGAGCGGGGCCAAGGTCGAGATCAAGATCGATCCCAAGACGGGTGCACAGGTGAAATAG
- a CDS encoding ABC transporter permease produces the protein MRVANVYNLGVKELRGLARDRMLLILIVYAFTAAIYTAATAQPETLNRAAIAIVDEDQSPVSSRIITAFYPPYFVVPRIIDQSEMDARMDAGLDTFALDIPPNFQRDLLAGRVPTIQLNVDATRVSQAFTGGGYVQAIVSGEVDAFMNRYRGEADLPIDLALRARFNPELNKGWFGALSNVISSITMLSIILTGAALIREREHGTIEHLLVMPVTPSEIMLSKILSMALVVLVAAALSIVFVVRGALEVPIQGSIALFLVGTALHLFATTSMGVFLATVAGSMAQFGLLLMLVLMPLQLLSGAATPRESMPEAIQTIMLAAPNTHFVILGQAVLFRGAGIEVVWPQFLALAAIGAILFAFALGRFRASLR, from the coding sequence ATGCGCGTCGCCAATGTCTACAACCTCGGCGTCAAGGAACTGCGGGGCCTCGCGCGCGACCGCATGCTGCTCATCCTGATCGTCTACGCCTTCACCGCGGCGATCTATACGGCGGCCACCGCGCAGCCGGAGACGCTGAACCGCGCCGCGATCGCCATCGTCGACGAGGACCAGTCGCCGGTCTCGTCGCGCATCATCACCGCCTTCTATCCGCCCTACTTCGTGGTTCCCCGCATCATCGACCAGTCCGAGATGGACGCCCGCATGGATGCCGGGCTCGACACCTTCGCGCTCGACATTCCGCCGAACTTCCAGCGCGACCTGCTGGCCGGCCGCGTCCCGACCATCCAGCTCAATGTCGACGCCACCCGCGTCAGCCAGGCGTTCACCGGCGGCGGCTACGTGCAGGCGATCGTCTCCGGCGAGGTCGACGCGTTCATGAACCGCTACCGGGGAGAGGCCGACCTGCCGATCGACCTGGCGCTGCGCGCCCGCTTCAATCCGGAGCTGAACAAGGGCTGGTTCGGCGCGCTCTCCAACGTGATCTCGTCGATCACCATGCTGTCGATCATCCTGACGGGCGCCGCGCTGATCCGCGAGCGCGAGCACGGAACGATCGAGCATCTTCTGGTAATGCCGGTGACGCCGTCCGAGATCATGCTGAGCAAGATCCTCTCCATGGCGCTGGTCGTGCTGGTCGCGGCCGCACTCTCGATCGTCTTTGTCGTGCGCGGCGCCCTCGAAGTCCCCATCCAGGGGTCGATCGCGCTGTTCCTGGTCGGCACGGCGCTGCATCTGTTCGCCACCACGTCGATGGGGGTGTTCCTCGCCACCGTCGCCGGCTCCATGGCGCAGTTCGGTCTGCTCCTGATGCTGGTGCTGATGCCGCTTCAGCTGCTGTCGGGAGCCGCCACGCCCCGCGAAAGCATGCCCGAAGCGATCCAGACGATCATGCTGGCCGCGCCGAACACGCATTTCGTCATCCTCGGCCAGGCGGTCCTGTTCCGCGGCGCCGGCATCGAGGTGGTGTGGCCGCAGTTCCTGGCGCTGGCGGCCATCGGCGCCATCCTGTTCGCCTTCGCCCTCGGGCGCTTCCGCGCATCGCTGCGGTGA
- a CDS encoding DUF1403 family protein, producing the protein MIRRPKSLANALYPLAGAPAPGVSVPAWLRLAPPDPQRLAAQAIEDVAAGFGAAVGALDAVVRRYEPWAGAWRQRLALTAAGVTARQAGRAEDEAALRDAVLLTRPGDEVGPAGRMLLAWRRLAISPPDKLLGEASLAALLHDLGLAHDDEAVSDLADDLRRFAAAPGMVGMLAGAFASVERRGLPRVVGAWVADALLAQRLSWAQATPLAGLESALGAGAVRPRRAAAGAAVSAMETEAERAKGLLAAQARAALRALDLSAELGRRAEKLLAVAPKLRAKAADAVVDKILCGDAIVASEMIAGISDRGLRRLFDRLVSLSAVRELSGRTTFRIYGL; encoded by the coding sequence ATGATTCGTCGACCGAAATCCCTCGCCAACGCTCTGTATCCCCTGGCCGGCGCGCCCGCCCCGGGCGTCTCCGTTCCGGCCTGGCTGCGGCTGGCGCCGCCCGATCCGCAAAGGCTTGCTGCACAAGCCATCGAGGATGTTGCGGCCGGCTTCGGCGCGGCCGTCGGGGCGCTCGATGCGGTGGTGCGGCGCTACGAGCCATGGGCCGGCGCGTGGCGGCAGCGGCTGGCGCTCACCGCCGCCGGGGTGACGGCGCGGCAGGCGGGACGCGCGGAGGACGAGGCGGCGCTGCGCGACGCCGTGCTTTTGACCCGCCCCGGCGACGAGGTCGGCCCCGCCGGTCGGATGCTTTTGGCCTGGCGGCGGCTGGCGATCTCGCCCCCGGACAAGCTGCTGGGCGAGGCGTCGCTGGCGGCGCTGCTCCACGATCTCGGCCTCGCGCATGACGATGAGGCGGTGAGCGACCTGGCCGACGACCTTCGGCGGTTCGCCGCCGCCCCGGGCATGGTCGGGATGCTGGCCGGTGCTTTTGCCAGCGTGGAGCGTCGCGGCTTGCCGCGTGTCGTCGGCGCCTGGGTCGCCGACGCGCTGCTGGCGCAGCGGTTGAGCTGGGCGCAGGCGACGCCGCTGGCCGGGCTGGAGAGCGCCCTGGGCGCAGGCGCTGTTCGCCCGCGCCGCGCGGCGGCCGGGGCTGCAGTGTCGGCCATGGAGACCGAGGCCGAGCGGGCGAAGGGACTGCTCGCCGCGCAGGCGCGCGCCGCGCTGCGCGCCCTCGACCTGTCGGCCGAGCTCGGGCGGCGCGCCGAAAAGCTGCTTGCGGTCGCGCCGAAACTCAGGGCCAAGGCGGCGGACGCCGTCGTCGACAAGATCCTGTGCGGCGACGCGATCGTGGCGTCGGAAATGATCGCCGGCATCAGCGACCGCGGGCTGCGCCGCCTGTTCGACCGGCTGGTGAGCCTGAGCGCCGTGCGCGAGCTTTCCGGCCGCACGACCTTCCGGATCTACGGGCTGTGA
- the scpB gene encoding SMC-Scp complex subunit ScpB, producing the protein MEKAGRAARAKGRADDHRSGDRLLDRELDHLPPQARWREWMNRVEATIFAAGEPVSREALARIVGRSCSIDLLIDDIREELRDRPYDLVAVAGGFRHLTRPAYADAIRTAMGANERAVELTQSEVLVLMCIAYFQPITRAELSSFFGKEISRDLIGNLRSAGMIASGPRSPQPGAPYTYVTTKAFLLEFGLDTLRDLPDFEALEDAGLLSKEKLLAGDIGVALLEPEEP; encoded by the coding sequence ATGGAGAAGGCGGGACGCGCGGCGAGGGCCAAGGGGCGAGCCGATGACCATCGGTCAGGCGACCGGCTGCTCGACCGCGAGCTGGATCACCTGCCGCCGCAGGCGCGCTGGCGCGAATGGATGAACCGCGTCGAGGCGACGATTTTTGCGGCCGGCGAGCCGGTTTCCCGCGAGGCGCTCGCCCGCATCGTCGGCAGGAGCTGCAGCATCGACCTCCTGATCGACGACATCCGCGAGGAGCTGCGCGACCGGCCCTATGACCTCGTTGCCGTCGCCGGCGGCTTTCGGCACCTGACCCGTCCGGCCTATGCCGACGCCATCCGCACCGCCATGGGCGCCAACGAACGGGCGGTCGAGCTGACCCAGTCCGAAGTGCTGGTGCTGATGTGCATCGCCTATTTCCAGCCGATCACGCGTGCAGAACTGTCGTCGTTCTTCGGCAAGGAGATCTCCCGCGACCTGATCGGCAATCTGCGCAGCGCCGGCATGATCGCGTCAGGCCCGCGCAGCCCGCAGCCGGGCGCGCCCTACACCTACGTCACCACCAAAGCGTTCCTGCTGGAGTTCGGCCTCGACACGCTGCGCGACCTGCCCGACTTCGAGGCGCTCGAGGATGCCGGCCTCTTGTCCAAGGAGAAGCTGCTGGCGGGGGATATCGGGGTCGCGTTGCTGGAACCGGAGGAGCCATGA
- a CDS encoding HlyD family secretion protein: protein MNIRKNWVLTILGFALLAGGYYAWQQYANPGLPEGIASGNGRIEAVEIDVSARIPGRIKEILANDGDFVEAGQVLARMDTDQLEAQRRQAEAQLKRAKISVDTARSVVTQRQAEREAAEAVVAQREAQQDNADRQLARSEQLVRTDNVSRQILDNDRAAALQAKAAVNAARAQLAATDAAVGAANALVIDAEAAVDAAQAAIEAIDADIDDAVLRSPRAGRVQYRVAQPGEVLAAGGRVLNLVDLGDVYMTFFLPTAQAGRIAVGSEVRLVLDAAPQYVIPAKASFVADVAQFTPKTVETEEERQKLMFRIKAQISPELLKKYIQYVKTGLPGVAYVKLDPQAEWPAHLQQVLAP, encoded by the coding sequence ATGAACATCAGGAAGAACTGGGTTCTGACCATCCTCGGTTTCGCGCTGCTCGCGGGCGGCTACTATGCGTGGCAGCAATACGCCAATCCCGGCCTGCCCGAGGGCATCGCCTCCGGCAATGGCCGCATCGAGGCGGTCGAGATCGACGTTTCCGCCCGCATCCCCGGGCGCATCAAGGAGATCCTGGCCAACGACGGCGATTTCGTCGAAGCCGGCCAGGTCCTGGCGCGCATGGACACCGACCAGCTCGAAGCGCAGCGACGGCAGGCGGAAGCTCAGTTGAAGCGGGCGAAGATCAGCGTCGACACGGCGCGCAGCGTGGTGACGCAGCGCCAGGCCGAGCGGGAGGCGGCCGAGGCGGTCGTCGCACAGCGCGAGGCGCAGCAGGACAACGCCGACAGGCAGCTGGCGCGATCGGAGCAACTGGTGCGCACCGACAACGTGTCCCGCCAGATCCTGGACAACGACCGCGCCGCGGCCCTGCAGGCCAAGGCTGCGGTCAATGCCGCGCGCGCCCAGCTTGCGGCGACGGACGCCGCTGTCGGTGCCGCCAATGCGCTGGTGATCGACGCCGAGGCCGCCGTCGACGCCGCGCAGGCGGCGATCGAGGCCATCGACGCCGACATCGACGATGCGGTCCTGCGCTCGCCCCGCGCCGGCCGGGTGCAATATCGCGTGGCCCAGCCCGGCGAGGTTCTGGCTGCCGGCGGCCGCGTTCTCAACCTCGTCGATCTGGGCGACGTCTACATGACGTTCTTCCTGCCGACGGCACAGGCCGGACGCATCGCCGTCGGCTCGGAGGTCAGGCTCGTCCTCGACGCAGCCCCGCAGTACGTCATCCCGGCGAAGGCGAGCTTCGTCGCGGACGTCGCGCAGTTCACGCCGAAGACGGTAGAGACCGAGGAGGAACGCCAGAAGCTGATGTTCCGGATCAAGGCGCAGATTTCTCCGGAACTGCTCAAGAAGTACATCCAGTACGTCAAGACCGGCCTGCCGGGAGTGGCCTACGTCAAGCTCGATCCGCAAGCGGAATGGCCGGCCCATCTCCAACAGGTGCTGGCGCCGTGA
- the rbbA gene encoding ribosome-associated ATPase/putative transporter RbbA — MAGPSPTGAGAVTIDAEAEADAARTSVAPVARLKGVGLSYGKRRALDGITLDIPGGCMVGLIGPDGVGKSSLLSLISGAHVVQEGRVEVLEGDIADAGHRRGAYQRIAYMPQGLGRNLYPTLSVFENIDFFGRLFGHDRAERVRRIDMLLERTGMSPFAERPAGKLSGGMKQKTSLCCSLIHDPDLLILDEPTTGVDPLSRRQFWELIDDIRRDSPGMSVIVATAYMEEAARFDWLAAMDEGRILATGTPADLLARTGADNLDAAFVALLPEAKRRGHSEVSIPPRTALADDEIAIAARNVTVRFGDFTAVDNVSFEIPRGEIFGFLGSNGCGKTTTMKVLTGLLPASEGTALLFGREVDPRDLAVRRRVGYMSQAFSLYTELTVRQNLDLHARLFFMPAEAIPDRIAEMARKFDLDGIMDSLPDALPLGIRQRLSLAVAMIHSPEILILDEPTSGVDPVARDGFWQILSDLSRQDGVTIFVSTHFMNEAAFCDRISLMHAGKVLVSDTPAAIVAHRKAATLEDAFVAYLEEAIEEGPQPAAKALPAAPSETGVLAHAAADSPFSFRRMFAYAHRETLELQRDPIRASLAIIGSVLLLFVIGFGISMDVEDLTFAVLDRDDTTVSRDYVQQIAGSRYFIERDPIVDYADLDKRMADGEISLAIEIPPNFGRDVARGTDVEIGAWIDGAMPSRAETVRGYVQGMHQTWLAQKVRERYGDAANIGSFQLEIRYRYNPDVQSLVAMVPAVIPLLLLMIPAMLAVLSVVREKELGSIVNFYVTPVTRLEFLVGKQSPYVVLAMLNFFMLTACAVFVFGVPFTGSFPALTAAALLYVIFTTGMGLVISSFIGSQIAAIFATALITLIPAVQYSGMIDPVSSLEGVGAFIGRIYPTTYFMTISRGTFSKALEFRDLVGSFIPLIIAVPVLFILGTALLKKQAS; from the coding sequence ATGGCCGGCCCATCTCCAACAGGTGCTGGCGCCGTGACCATCGACGCCGAAGCCGAAGCCGACGCGGCGCGCACCAGCGTGGCGCCTGTCGCGCGGCTCAAGGGCGTCGGCCTCTCCTACGGAAAGCGGCGCGCCCTCGACGGCATCACGCTGGACATTCCGGGCGGATGCATGGTCGGCCTGATCGGCCCGGACGGCGTCGGCAAATCGAGCCTGCTGTCGCTGATCTCGGGCGCGCATGTCGTCCAGGAAGGCCGTGTCGAGGTGCTCGAGGGGGACATCGCGGACGCAGGCCACCGCCGCGGGGCCTATCAGCGCATCGCCTACATGCCGCAGGGCCTCGGCCGCAATCTCTACCCGACGCTGTCGGTTTTCGAGAACATCGATTTCTTCGGACGGCTGTTCGGGCACGACAGGGCGGAACGCGTGCGGCGCATCGACATGCTGCTCGAGCGCACCGGCATGTCGCCGTTCGCCGAGCGGCCGGCGGGCAAGCTGTCGGGCGGCATGAAGCAGAAGACGAGCCTCTGCTGCTCGCTCATCCACGATCCCGACCTGCTGATCCTGGACGAACCGACCACCGGCGTGGACCCGCTCTCGCGCCGCCAGTTCTGGGAGCTGATCGACGACATCAGGCGCGACAGCCCCGGCATGAGCGTCATCGTCGCGACCGCCTACATGGAGGAGGCGGCGCGATTCGACTGGCTGGCCGCGATGGATGAAGGACGGATCCTGGCGACGGGGACGCCGGCGGACCTGCTCGCGAGGACCGGCGCGGACAATCTCGACGCCGCCTTCGTCGCGCTCCTTCCCGAAGCAAAGCGGCGGGGGCACAGCGAGGTCTCGATCCCGCCGAGAACCGCGCTTGCGGACGACGAGATCGCCATCGCCGCACGGAACGTGACCGTGCGCTTCGGCGACTTCACCGCGGTCGACAATGTCAGCTTCGAGATCCCGCGCGGCGAGATCTTCGGGTTCCTCGGCTCCAACGGCTGCGGCAAGACGACGACGATGAAGGTGCTGACAGGTCTGCTGCCGGCCAGCGAAGGCACGGCCCTGCTGTTTGGCCGCGAAGTCGATCCGCGCGACCTCGCCGTGCGCCGGCGTGTCGGCTACATGAGCCAGGCCTTCTCGCTCTACACGGAGCTGACGGTCCGCCAGAACCTCGACCTGCATGCCCGCCTGTTCTTCATGCCGGCGGAGGCCATTCCCGACCGGATCGCGGAGATGGCGCGCAAGTTCGACCTGGACGGCATCATGGATTCCCTGCCCGACGCGCTGCCGCTCGGCATCCGCCAGCGTCTCTCGCTCGCCGTGGCGATGATCCACTCGCCGGAGATCCTGATCCTGGACGAGCCGACCTCCGGCGTCGATCCTGTAGCCCGCGACGGTTTCTGGCAGATCCTGTCGGACCTTTCGCGGCAGGACGGCGTCACCATCTTCGTCTCCACGCATTTCATGAATGAAGCGGCGTTCTGCGACCGCATCTCGCTCATGCATGCCGGCAAGGTGCTGGTCAGCGATACCCCGGCCGCGATCGTGGCGCACAGGAAGGCCGCGACGCTCGAGGACGCATTCGTGGCCTATCTCGAAGAAGCCATCGAGGAAGGCCCGCAACCGGCGGCGAAAGCCCTCCCCGCGGCGCCGTCCGAAACCGGCGTCCTGGCGCATGCGGCGGCCGACAGCCCGTTCAGTTTCCGGCGTATGTTCGCCTATGCGCACCGCGAGACGCTGGAGTTGCAGCGCGATCCGATCCGCGCCAGCCTGGCGATCATCGGCTCGGTGCTGCTCCTGTTCGTCATCGGCTTCGGCATCAGCATGGATGTCGAGGACCTGACCTTCGCCGTGCTCGACCGCGACGACACCACCGTCAGCCGGGACTATGTGCAACAGATCGCCGGCTCCCGTTATTTCATCGAACGCGATCCGATCGTCGACTATGCCGATCTCGACAAGCGCATGGCGGATGGCGAGATCAGCCTCGCCATCGAGATTCCGCCGAACTTCGGCCGCGATGTGGCGCGCGGAACGGATGTGGAGATCGGCGCCTGGATCGACGGCGCCATGCCTTCGCGCGCCGAGACGGTCAGGGGCTATGTGCAGGGCATGCACCAGACGTGGCTGGCGCAGAAGGTGCGCGAACGCTACGGCGACGCCGCGAACATCGGCAGTTTCCAGCTGGAGATACGCTACCGCTACAATCCCGACGTGCAGAGCCTGGTCGCGATGGTGCCGGCGGTCATCCCGCTGCTGCTCCTGATGATCCCGGCCATGCTGGCGGTGCTCAGCGTCGTGCGCGAGAAGGAACTCGGATCCATCGTAAACTTCTACGTGACGCCGGTCACCCGTCTGGAATTCCTGGTCGGCAAGCAATCGCCCTATGTCGTGCTGGCGATGCTGAATTTCTTCATGCTGACGGCCTGCGCGGTCTTCGTGTTCGGCGTGCCGTTCACCGGCAGCTTCCCCGCCCTCACGGCGGCCGCCCTGCTCTACGTGATCTTCACCACCGGCATGGGACTGGTGATCTCCAGCTTCATCGGCAGCCAGATCGCCGCCATCTTCGCCACGGCCCTGATCACGCTCATCCCCGCCGTGCAGTATTCCGGGATGATCGACCCGGTCTCCTCGCTGGAAGGTGTCGGCGCCTTCATCGGCAGGATCTATCCCACCACCTATTTCATGACCATCTCGCGAGGCACCTTCTCCAAGGCGCTGGAGTTTCGCGATCTCGTCGGCTCGTTCATCCCGCTGATCATCGCAGTGCCGGTGCTGTTCATCCTGGGAACGGCACTCCTGAAAAAACAGGCGTCCTGA
- a CDS encoding type II toxin-antitoxin system VapC family toxin, whose product MSLNNDNPPTGALAGALAKRADEPLLFAGNDFVQTGSEAASHG is encoded by the coding sequence GTGTCGCTGAACAACGATAACCCGCCCACGGGTGCGCTTGCCGGTGCTTTGGCGAAACGTGCGGACGAACCGCTGCTGTTCGCCGGCAATGACTTTGTCCAGACGGGTAGCGAGGCGGCATCGCATGGCTGA
- a CDS encoding LLM class flavin-dependent oxidoreductase: MKKIGFLSFGHWSPSRQSQTQTAADALLQSIDLAVAAEQLGADGAYFRVHHFARQLASPFPLLAAVGAKTSRIEIGTAVIDMRYENPLYMAEDAGAADLISGGRLQLGISRGSPEQVIDGWRYFGYALQDGQTDAAMARERAEVLLEVLRGKGFAQPNPRPMFPNPPGLLRLEPHSEGLRERIWWGAATNATAEWAAKLGMNLQSSTLKFDESGQPFHIQQAEQIRAYRQAWKAAGHEREARVSVSRSIFALVDDRDRDYFGRGDQQDHFGYIEADTRAVFGRTYAAEPDVLVGQLKEDEAIAEADTLLLTVPNQLGVDYNAHVIEAILTHVAPAMGWR, translated from the coding sequence ATGAAGAAGATCGGATTCCTGTCGTTCGGGCATTGGTCGCCCTCGCGCCAGTCGCAAACGCAGACGGCCGCCGATGCGCTGCTGCAGTCCATCGATTTGGCGGTCGCCGCAGAGCAACTGGGGGCCGACGGCGCCTATTTCCGCGTCCATCACTTTGCCCGCCAGCTCGCCTCGCCGTTCCCGCTGCTGGCGGCCGTCGGCGCCAAGACCAGCCGCATCGAGATCGGCACGGCCGTCATCGACATGCGCTACGAGAACCCGCTCTACATGGCCGAGGATGCCGGCGCTGCCGACCTGATTTCCGGCGGCCGCCTGCAGCTCGGCATCAGTCGCGGCTCGCCGGAGCAGGTGATCGACGGCTGGCGCTATTTCGGCTACGCCCTCCAGGACGGCCAGACCGACGCCGCCATGGCGCGCGAGCGCGCCGAAGTCCTGCTCGAGGTCCTGCGCGGCAAAGGCTTCGCCCAGCCCAATCCTCGACCCATGTTCCCGAATCCCCCGGGTCTTCTCCGCCTCGAGCCGCACTCGGAGGGCCTGCGCGAGCGGATCTGGTGGGGTGCGGCCACCAACGCGACGGCTGAGTGGGCGGCGAAACTGGGCATGAACCTGCAGAGCTCGACCCTCAAGTTCGACGAGAGCGGTCAGCCTTTCCACATCCAGCAGGCGGAGCAGATCCGGGCATATCGTCAAGCCTGGAAGGCTGCGGGCCATGAGCGCGAGGCGCGGGTTTCGGTCAGCCGCAGCATCTTCGCGCTGGTCGACGACCGCGACCGCGACTATTTCGGCCGCGGCGACCAGCAGGATCACTTCGGCTACATCGAGGCGGACACGCGGGCCGTGTTCGGCCGCACCTATGCCGCCGAGCCGGACGTCCTGGTCGGGCAGCTGAAGGAAGACGAGGCCATCGCCGAAGCCGATACGCTGTTGCTCACCGTCCCCAACCAGCTCGGCGTCGACTACAACGCCCATGTGATCGAGGCGATCCTCACCCACGTGGCGCCGGCCATGGGCTGGCGCTGA